The Pseudomonadota bacterium genome contains a region encoding:
- a CDS encoding TraE/TraK family type IV conjugative transfer system protein encodes MSKIKEVTQGIKDRVADTQLTAARGSNDTIRLWENYKDQALMWRSLSLIQFPTTLIAVIFALVMWSTREIILSVPSKPMPGVYAAQDIPDNEFINVANDYINMIATYQPGTARKQFDIASSMLKEPLLTKFKEEMLQSELPAIENSIRTQVFFVDPLATRVERTGNNVTISVTGERWKVIAGAEVPTVTSRYRVEMTTIPRNPINPYGIVITNVVFTPNTRGERSGDPLRGTGAD; translated from the coding sequence ATGAGCAAGATTAAAGAGGTTACACAGGGCATAAAAGATCGAGTTGCAGATACGCAGCTAACGGCAGCTCGTGGCAGCAACGATACGATCCGTTTGTGGGAGAATTATAAGGATCAGGCCCTGATGTGGCGATCGCTCTCACTTATTCAGTTTCCAACGACCCTAATCGCTGTAATCTTTGCCTTAGTCATGTGGTCCACGCGCGAAATTATCCTGAGCGTGCCATCAAAGCCGATGCCAGGCGTGTATGCAGCTCAAGATATTCCTGATAACGAGTTTATCAATGTAGCCAACGATTACATTAACATGATCGCTACTTACCAACCCGGAACAGCTCGCAAGCAATTTGATATAGCGAGCAGCATGCTTAAAGAGCCCCTACTTACGAAGTTCAAGGAGGAGATGTTACAATCAGAGCTACCTGCCATCGAGAACTCAATCCGTACTCAGGTGTTCTTTGTTGATCCACTTGCCACGCGCGTTGAGCGAACTGGCAACAACGTAACGATATCAGTCACTGGCGAACGGTGGAAGGTGATAGCAGGGGCCGAAGTTCCAACCGTTACCAGCCGCTACCGAGTTGAGATGACGACTATCCCACGTAATCCGATTAATCCGTACGGCATTGTTATCACCAACGTTGTATTTACTCCAAACACACGGGGAGAGCGCAGTGGTGACCCGCTGAGAGGAACAGGAGCCGACTAA
- a CDS encoding type-F conjugative transfer system secretin TraK, whose protein sequence is MKRGNSMYYNVFTILLGITVALVAQPYSASARDVQYQSGNGEIEVWINIGEPTEIVFEGGRIKDGFKNSNAGIAIENKGNALVVFGKENINENGEAILVRLDDGRSYPLRIRRATAESPRDAQISIGDGKGAFGAPEEESMPEPYKERGYEYAPASKVSGLMREMVLVAEFGKRSIAGYQISEKFKGQEVVSDGAVLAKIDKIFIGANLWGYVLDTTNLLDQSQKLNAATFRIDGTRAVSASSWELSARPLNVEEQISNKHNAKVYIVTRAR, encoded by the coding sequence ATGAAGCGAGGAAATAGTATGTATTATAATGTATTCACCATACTTCTCGGAATAACTGTGGCGCTCGTTGCGCAGCCATATAGTGCATCTGCGCGTGATGTTCAGTACCAAAGTGGCAATGGTGAGATAGAGGTGTGGATTAATATTGGAGAACCAACCGAGATCGTCTTTGAAGGAGGTCGCATCAAGGATGGTTTTAAAAACTCGAACGCCGGCATAGCCATCGAGAACAAGGGAAATGCGCTAGTCGTGTTCGGAAAAGAGAATATCAATGAGAACGGAGAGGCGATCCTAGTACGGCTAGACGATGGCAGATCTTACCCACTCCGTATTCGGCGCGCTACTGCAGAGAGCCCACGAGATGCCCAGATTTCAATCGGAGATGGCAAGGGCGCCTTTGGTGCTCCAGAAGAGGAGTCGATGCCAGAGCCGTATAAGGAACGTGGCTATGAGTACGCGCCAGCAAGTAAGGTTTCTGGATTGATGCGTGAGATGGTTCTCGTTGCAGAGTTCGGCAAAAGGTCGATAGCAGGTTACCAGATTAGTGAGAAATTCAAGGGACAAGAGGTTGTCAGCGATGGTGCTGTCTTGGCAAAGATCGACAAGATCTTTATCGGCGCTAACCTGTGGGGGTACGTACTGGATACAACCAACCTGTTGGACCAATCGCAGAAGCTTAATGCAGCTACGTTTCGTATCGATGGAACACGCGCCGTATCGGCATCCTCCTGGGAATTAAGCGCACGACCTCTTAACGTAGAGGAGCAGATATCAAATAAACATAACGCAAAGGTCTATATTGTAACGCGAGCCCGTTAA